The following coding sequences are from one Paracoccus alcaliphilus window:
- a CDS encoding alpha-hydroxy acid oxidase encodes MAGPAQIPADVVALCDYERHAAERIPAPLRAYIDGAGADGLTADANLAAWQAIRLQGRVLADLRGADTGLHLLGLDLPHPLILAPVAFHRLVHPEGETATVLAAGATGSLIVVSTQASLPLEQIATAAHGPLWFQLYMQPRREDTLRLVRRAEDAGYRALVVTVDAPVNGLRNMEQRAGFRLPEDIRAVNLDGMAAPEIRSEPGRSAVFLGLMDAAPRWEDIAWLKMQTELPVILKGISGANDAIGAVDIGADALIVSNHGGRALDGLPATAEMLPVVVGAVSGRIPVLCDGGVRRGTDVLKALALGASAVLIGRPQIHALAVGGPRGVAHMLTILRAELEVAMALTGCRDLAGIDEAVLWQG; translated from the coding sequence GTGGCCGGCCCGGCCCAGATTCCCGCCGATGTCGTGGCGCTGTGCGATTACGAACGTCACGCCGCCGAGCGGATACCCGCGCCGCTGCGCGCCTATATCGACGGGGCTGGCGCGGACGGGCTGACCGCCGACGCCAATCTTGCCGCGTGGCAGGCGATCCGGCTGCAAGGCCGGGTGCTGGCCGATCTGCGGGGCGCCGATACCGGCCTGCACCTGCTGGGGCTGGACCTGCCGCATCCGCTGATCCTTGCGCCAGTGGCCTTTCACCGTCTGGTCCATCCCGAGGGAGAGACCGCGACAGTGCTGGCGGCAGGTGCGACCGGCAGCCTGATTGTGGTCTCGACCCAGGCCAGCCTGCCGTTGGAGCAGATCGCCACCGCCGCTCATGGCCCGCTGTGGTTCCAGCTGTATATGCAGCCCCGGCGCGAGGATACGCTGCGCCTTGTCCGCCGGGCCGAGGACGCCGGATACCGGGCGCTGGTGGTCACGGTGGATGCACCAGTGAACGGGTTGCGCAACATGGAGCAACGCGCCGGGTTCCGCCTGCCCGAGGACATCCGCGCCGTCAATCTCGACGGCATGGCGGCCCCCGAGATCCGCTCCGAGCCGGGCCGCAGCGCGGTATTCCTTGGCCTGATGGACGCCGCCCCGAGATGGGAGGATATCGCCTGGCTGAAAATGCAGACCGAACTGCCGGTGATCCTGAAGGGCATCTCTGGCGCCAATGATGCGATCGGCGCGGTCGATATCGGCGCCGATGCGCTGATCGTGTCGAACCACGGCGGTCGCGCGCTGGACGGACTGCCGGCGACGGCCGAAATGCTGCCCGTCGTCGTGGGCGCGGTTTCGGGCCGCATTCCGGTCCTCTGCGACGGCGGCGTCCGCCGCGGCACCGATGTGTTGAAGGCCCTGGCGCTGGGAGCCTCGGCGGTGCTGATCGGTCGTCCCCAGATCCATGCGCTGGCGGTCGGCGGCCCGCGGGGCGTCGCCCATATGCTGACCATCTTGCGCGCCGAACTGGAGGTCGCCATGGCGCTGACCGGGTGCCGCGATCTTGCCGGCATCGATGAAGCCGTTCTGTGGCAAGGCTGA
- a CDS encoding DUF1489 family protein: MPGSLNLMKLCVGAEGPEDLRQWQQQRFGDNPAMHVTRMWPRREAELLDGGSIYWVFKGMMLARQRLLALEPREGEDGIRRCALILDPKLIQVAAVPRRPFQGWRYLSGKDAPPDLTGQSDSAETLPPAMAAALAEMGLR, encoded by the coding sequence ATGCCCGGATCCCTCAACCTGATGAAGCTCTGCGTCGGCGCCGAAGGCCCCGAGGACCTGCGCCAATGGCAGCAGCAACGCTTTGGTGACAACCCCGCCATGCATGTGACCCGCATGTGGCCCCGGCGAGAGGCCGAGCTGCTCGACGGCGGATCGATCTACTGGGTGTTCAAGGGCATGATGCTGGCCCGCCAACGCCTTCTGGCACTGGAACCCCGCGAGGGCGAGGACGGCATCCGCCGCTGCGCCCTGATCCTCGACCCAAAGCTGATTCAGGTCGCCGCGGTCCCACGCCGCCCCTTTCAGGGCTGGCGCTATCTGTCGGGCAAGGACGCCCCGCCCGACCTGACCGGCCAGTCAGACAGCGCCGAGACCCTGCCCCCGGCCATGGCGGCCGCCCTCGCGGAAATGGGCCTGCGCTGA
- a CDS encoding gamma-glutamylcyclotransferase, with product MTTVSWVFGYGSLMWDPGFHPVETVKARVSGYARSFCLRSTMYRGTEEAPGLVLGLDEQDGGTCAGLAMRIGAQDHAEVMAYLRARELSTDAYREAILPLRLDDGRRIEALAYVMRRDHWQYAGGLALSEQARIIARACGGRGPNCDYLFNTARHLAEIGLADAELDRLSADVRRLMAE from the coding sequence ATGACGACGGTTTCCTGGGTGTTCGGCTATGGCTCGCTCATGTGGGACCCGGGGTTTCACCCGGTCGAGACGGTCAAGGCGCGGGTCAGCGGATATGCCCGCAGTTTCTGCCTGCGTTCGACGATGTATCGCGGCACTGAAGAGGCGCCCGGGCTGGTGCTGGGGCTGGACGAGCAGGACGGCGGCACCTGCGCCGGACTGGCGATGCGCATCGGCGCGCAGGATCATGCCGAGGTGATGGCCTATCTGCGCGCGCGCGAGCTTTCGACCGATGCCTATCGCGAGGCGATCCTGCCGCTGCGGCTGGATGACGGGCGCAGGATCGAGGCGCTGGCCTATGTGATGCGGCGCGACCACTGGCAATATGCGGGCGGGCTGGCACTGTCGGAACAGGCGCGGATCATCGCGCGGGCCTGCGGCGGGCGCGGGCCGAACTGTGATTACCTGTTCAACACCGCCCGCCATCTGGCGGAAATCGGGCTGGCCGATGCCGAACTGGACCGCCTGTCCGCCGATGTCCGCCGCCTGATGGCGGAATAA
- a CDS encoding transposase, whose translation MAPSGTRARAASSRSSAAQTRTRVASGCAIGSSTAGDATSSRAPLRPAYKQHTAVDDFAGVVVDVEIVTGEEHDTGRFDERLEAIEATPGVTPGRITADRLYGIGRIYAALEDRRIAAVIPPLRAPRRKGAQGFPTERFKFDPHHDVVRCPARRRLTPRNVTKSGQWYRADRHDCARCPLKAQCLPRGAPSRRVHIVTNHAAILRARRKRLAWGKDGHAIYTRHRWRVEGTHGTAKTLHELARAIRRGLENMRMQALLTAIAMNLKKLAAAMMLLLCSIIEIRAVRPNPAAA comes from the coding sequence ATGGCGCCGAGCGGGACGCGCGCACGAGCGGCAAGTTCAAGAAGCTCTGCCGCACAGACCCGGACGCGAGTTGCCAGCGGATGCGCCATCGGTTCGAGCACCGCTGGCGACGCGACATCCTCCAGGGCGCCGCTGCGCCCGGCCTACAAGCAGCACACGGCCGTTGACGATTTTGCGGGCGTCGTCGTCGATGTGGAGATTGTGACCGGCGAAGAACATGACACGGGCCGGTTCGACGAGCGCCTGGAAGCGATCGAAGCGACCCCTGGGGTTACCCCGGGCCGGATCACGGCGGACAGGCTCTATGGCATTGGCCGGATTTACGCCGCCCTTGAAGACCGCAGGATAGCAGCCGTCATCCCGCCTCTTCGTGCCCCCCGTCGCAAGGGGGCGCAGGGCTTTCCGACCGAGCGGTTCAAGTTCGATCCCCATCATGATGTGGTCCGCTGTCCGGCGAGGAGGCGGCTGACCCCGAGAAACGTCACAAAATCCGGGCAATGGTATCGCGCCGACCGGCATGACTGCGCGCGCTGTCCTCTCAAGGCGCAATGCCTGCCCCGGGGCGCGCCATCCCGCAGGGTGCATATCGTGACAAACCACGCGGCCATCTTGCGCGCTCGACGCAAACGCCTGGCATGGGGAAAGGACGGCCATGCGATATACACCCGGCATCGCTGGCGCGTCGAAGGCACCCACGGCACCGCCAAGACGCTCCACGAACTTGCCAGAGCCATCCGCAGGGGGCTCGAGAACATGAGGATGCAGGCCCTTCTGACGGCCATCGCCATGAACCTCAAGAAACTGGCAGCCGCAATGATGCTGTTGCTCTGTTCGATCATCGAAATCCGCGCAGTCCGACCAAACCCGGCGGCAGCCTGA
- a CDS encoding IS630 family transposase (programmed frameshift), whose protein sequence is MSAPLPSALRTRFQRYIEEGLSGRAAALRLKLSPATGARWGRAIRTRGHAEPLPQGRPKGHGKLAPHRAFFEELLAQDPDITLFELRDALIAAEGVRVHHSSIASLLSRLGFTYKKSLVAAERRGARVRQRRTDWFEHRLPAIADRPERVVFIDETSVKTNLTRLRGRALRGTRLTMDAPFGSWGTQTLIAGLTPDALIAPWCIKGAMDGPAFATWVREVLIPEIEPGTVVILDNLATHHNKQAAEALRAHRCWFLYLPPYSPDLNPIEMAFAKLKAHLRRIGARTFTDVFKAIGEVCDLFDPGECWNYFKAAGYVAG, encoded by the exons ATGTCAGCACCATTGCCGTCGGCCCTCCGGACGCGGTTTCAGCGATATATCGAGGAGGGTTTAAGCGGTCGGGCGGCGGCGCTGCGGCTGAAACTCTCGCCGGCGACCGGAGCACGTTGGGGCCGGGCGATCAGGACCAGGGGGCATGCCGAACCATTGCCCCAGGGACGTCCCAAAGGGCATGGAAAGCTTGCCCCGCACCGGGCCTTTTTCGAGGAACTGCTCGCACAGGATCCCGACATCACGCTGTTCGAACTCAGGGACGCGCTGATCGCAGCGGAAGGCGTTCGTGTCCATCACTCGTCCATTGCCAGTCTGCTGTCGCGGCTTGGGTTCACCTAT AAAAAGTCGCTGGTGGCCGCCGAACGCCGTGGTGCCAGGGTAAGACAGCGGCGAACCGACTGGTTCGAGCATCGCTTGCCAGCCATCGCGGATCGGCCGGAACGCGTGGTTTTCATAGACGAGACCTCGGTGAAGACCAACCTCACCCGCCTGCGGGGACGTGCCCTGCGCGGCACACGCCTGACCATGGATGCGCCCTTCGGCAGCTGGGGAACACAGACCCTGATCGCCGGCCTCACACCGGATGCCCTGATCGCCCCGTGGTGCATCAAGGGCGCAATGGACGGTCCCGCCTTCGCAACCTGGGTTCGCGAGGTCCTGATCCCGGAGATCGAGCCGGGTACCGTGGTGATCCTCGACAACCTTGCCACCCACCACAACAAGCAGGCTGCCGAGGCTCTGCGTGCCCATCGCTGCTGGTTTCTCTATCTGCCGCCATATTCGCCGGACCTGAACCCCATCGAAATGGCATTCGCAAAACTCAAGGCGCACCTGCGCAGGATCGGGGCAAGAACATTTACCGACGTCTTCAAGGCCATCGGCGAAGTCTGTGATCTCTTCGATCCCGGCGAATGTTGGAACTACTTCAAGGCCGCAGGATATGTCGCAGGTTAA
- a CDS encoding DUF2125 domain-containing protein codes for MRRLLGSVLLIAAAIVGLWIVAENWAAGRLRDLIADRPDMQAAAVQPLRAPSRIGLRLDRPEIRQPGMALSADWLELWLSPLSPLTAVAVPAGDGWLDLSGQRLPYTLADTRAQVALSPLNRMAVSHLALNGGPLNIDGQVLLNRLQAQADLDGISPEGAAYDLRLMLDGLQGYRLALLGLAPLALPGVLSVEGDGRLWLDRALGGQEGDEMPRVLGFATTGIEIRLGDLSARLIGRVRQGGDGRAEGRVALYTPDAEGFIQAAATSGLIPEDGQMLARAMLKQMNRMPMPAALTPDGLDFPDPAATETRIPLVFRDGQMFLGVMPVGPAPRFPG; via the coding sequence ATGCGCAGGCTTCTCGGATCGGTGCTGCTGATTGCGGCGGCAATCGTCGGATTGTGGATCGTCGCCGAGAACTGGGCGGCGGGCAGGCTGCGCGATCTGATCGCGGACCGGCCCGATATGCAGGCGGCGGCGGTCCAGCCGCTGCGCGCGCCGTCGCGGATCGGCCTGCGGCTGGATCGGCCCGAGATCCGGCAGCCGGGAATGGCACTGTCGGCCGACTGGCTGGAACTGTGGCTGTCGCCCCTGTCCCCGTTGACCGCCGTGGCCGTGCCAGCCGGGGATGGTTGGCTGGACCTGTCGGGCCAGCGGCTTCCCTATACGCTGGCCGATACGCGTGCGCAGGTGGCGCTGTCGCCGCTGAACCGGATGGCGGTGTCGCATCTGGCGCTGAATGGCGGGCCGCTGAACATTGACGGGCAGGTCTTGCTGAACCGGTTGCAGGCGCAGGCCGATCTGGACGGGATCAGCCCCGAGGGCGCCGCCTATGACCTGCGTCTGATGCTGGACGGGCTTCAGGGCTATCGGCTGGCCCTGCTGGGGCTCGCACCGCTGGCCTTGCCCGGCGTGCTGTCGGTCGAAGGGGATGGCCGCCTCTGGCTGGACCGCGCGCTGGGGGGGCAGGAGGGTGACGAGATGCCGCGTGTGCTGGGCTTTGCAACCACAGGGATAGAGATCCGGCTGGGCGATCTGTCGGCGCGGCTGATCGGGCGCGTCCGGCAGGGCGGTGATGGCCGGGCCGAGGGGCGGGTCGCCCTTTATACTCCCGACGCCGAGGGCTTCATTCAGGCGGCGGCGACCTCGGGGCTGATCCCGGAGGATGGGCAGATGCTGGCCCGCGCGATGCTGAAACAGATGAACCGGATGCCGATGCCCGCGGCCCTCACGCCCGACGGGCTGGATTTCCCGGATCCCGCAGCGACAGAAACGCGGATCCCGCTGGTTTTCCGCGATGGCCAGATGTTTCTGGGCGTGATGCCGGTCGGGCCTGCGCCCCGCTTCCCCGGCTGA
- a CDS encoding peptidoglycan -binding protein, producing the protein MALNRSSSNRFATSIWPGYVDALATLLLVLIFVLTVTLVVQSVLRETIGLREHTIADQDQTISRQEQRLEALGQQVSALGSALGASEEREAGLQAELESQTERAREAEAEARDRAARIARLNNQLQAGQEQLQQARSRLTDFEAEVAALLAARSADRSRQLALETQLSDQQDRASAAELAIAAARSEIDEQTEQARLAAARNEALQALIADLRRSSEAETAALEAALDEAETARLTEAEAARALRERLQGADSELTAMTLALEESRKRAEETLTLLAAAEATRDDLATDAEQAGTEAERQAALLATARSQLAEQERLSSDSQRRVALLNEQVASLTARLGSLQALLEASGGQQEAAELRVEELGQQLNAALLLAAEEKDRRLTLEAEARQRAEEEARDLARYRSEFFGRLSQILSGREGVRVVGDRFVFQSEVLFAPGAATLSPGGRDQIAGVARMLSDISAEIPREIDWIIRVDGHTDNTPLSGSGRYRDNWELSQARALAVVRFMTEDLGFPADRLAATGFADNRPVGPNDSPESMARNRRIELKLTER; encoded by the coding sequence ATGGCGCTGAACCGCTCTTCCTCCAACCGTTTCGCGACCTCGATCTGGCCGGGCTATGTCGATGCGCTGGCGACGCTGCTGCTGGTGCTGATCTTCGTGCTGACGGTGACGCTGGTGGTGCAATCGGTGCTGCGCGAAACCATCGGGCTGCGCGAACACACCATCGCCGATCAGGATCAGACGATCTCGCGGCAGGAACAGCGGCTCGAGGCGCTTGGCCAGCAGGTCTCGGCGCTCGGCTCGGCGCTTGGCGCATCCGAGGAACGCGAGGCCGGCTTGCAGGCCGAACTGGAATCGCAGACCGAACGCGCCCGCGAGGCCGAGGCCGAGGCCCGCGACCGCGCCGCCCGGATCGCCCGCCTGAACAACCAGTTGCAGGCCGGACAGGAACAACTGCAACAGGCCCGAAGCCGCCTCACCGATTTCGAGGCCGAAGTGGCCGCCCTTCTGGCCGCAAGATCCGCTGATCGCAGCCGCCAACTGGCGCTGGAAACGCAGCTGTCGGACCAGCAGGATCGCGCCTCTGCCGCCGAACTGGCCATCGCCGCCGCCCGCTCGGAAATCGACGAGCAGACCGAACAGGCCCGCCTCGCCGCCGCCCGGAACGAGGCGCTGCAAGCCCTGATCGCCGATCTGCGCCGCAGCAGCGAAGCGGAAACGGCCGCATTGGAGGCCGCCCTTGACGAGGCCGAAACCGCCCGCCTGACCGAAGCCGAAGCCGCGCGCGCCCTGCGCGAAAGGCTGCAAGGCGCCGACAGCGAACTGACCGCCATGACACTGGCGCTGGAAGAAAGCCGCAAGCGCGCCGAGGAAACGCTGACCCTTCTGGCCGCCGCCGAGGCAACCCGCGACGATCTGGCCACCGATGCCGAACAGGCTGGCACCGAGGCCGAGCGTCAGGCCGCCCTGCTGGCCACAGCCCGATCGCAACTGGCCGAACAGGAACGCCTGTCCTCGGACAGCCAGCGCCGGGTGGCACTTCTGAATGAACAGGTGGCCTCGCTGACCGCCCGGCTCGGCTCGCTTCAGGCGCTGCTCGAGGCCTCTGGCGGCCAGCAGGAGGCCGCGGAACTGCGCGTCGAGGAACTCGGCCAGCAGTTGAACGCCGCCCTGCTGCTGGCGGCCGAGGAAAAGGACCGCCGCCTGACGCTCGAGGCCGAAGCCCGTCAGCGCGCCGAGGAAGAGGCCCGCGATCTCGCCCGCTACCGCTCGGAATTCTTCGGCCGCCTGTCGCAGATCCTCTCGGGGCGCGAAGGCGTCCGCGTGGTTGGCGACCGCTTCGTATTCCAGTCCGAAGTCCTCTTCGCCCCCGGCGCCGCCACGCTGTCGCCCGGCGGACGCGACCAGATCGCCGGCGTCGCCCGGATGCTCTCGGACATCTCCGCCGAGATCCCGCGCGAAATCGACTGGATCATCCGCGTGGACGGCCATACCGACAACACCCCGCTCTCGGGCAGCGGCCGCTATCGCGACAACTGGGAACTCAGCCAGGCCCGGGCGCTGGCCGTGGTCCGCTTCATGACCGAGGATCTGGGCTTTCCCGCCGACCGCCTCGCCGCCACCGGCTTTGCCGACAACCGCCCGGTTGGCCCCAATGACAGCCCCGAATCGATGGCCCGGAACCGCCGGATCGAGCTGAAACTGACCGAACGCTAA
- a CDS encoding prephenate/arogenate dehydrogenase family protein, which yields MSVIYDRVALIGLGLIAGSMAHAMREGGLAGEIVGFARSHETRDTAREIGLCDRICDSAAEAVKGADLVVLAVPVGAMGDVAAEIAPHLKPGATVTDVGSVKQSVIDAVGPHIPDGVHFIPGHPLAGTEHSGPRSGFATLFRNRWWLLTPLPDSDPQAVARLADLVRAMGAKTDSMEASHHDLVLAVTSHAPHLIAYTMVGVADHLRRVTDEEVIQYSAAGFRDFTRIAASDPTMWRDVFLHNKEATLDILGRFTEELFMLQRAIRMGDGQQLFDYFTRTRAIRRGIIEAGQDTNAPDFGRSAEATRDR from the coding sequence ATGAGCGTGATCTATGACCGGGTGGCGCTGATCGGGCTGGGGCTGATTGCGGGCTCGATGGCGCATGCGATGCGCGAGGGCGGGCTGGCGGGTGAGATCGTGGGCTTTGCCCGCAGCCATGAGACCCGCGACACCGCGCGAGAGATCGGGCTGTGCGACCGGATCTGCGACAGCGCCGCCGAAGCGGTGAAGGGCGCCGATCTGGTGGTGCTGGCGGTGCCGGTGGGCGCGATGGGCGATGTCGCGGCCGAGATCGCGCCGCATCTGAAGCCCGGCGCGACGGTGACCGATGTCGGTTCGGTCAAGCAATCGGTGATCGACGCGGTCGGCCCGCATATCCCCGATGGCGTGCATTTCATTCCCGGCCACCCGCTGGCGGGCACCGAACATTCCGGTCCGCGTTCGGGCTTTGCGACGCTGTTCCGCAATCGCTGGTGGCTGCTGACCCCCCTGCCCGACAGCGATCCGCAGGCCGTGGCGCGGCTGGCCGATCTGGTCCGCGCGATGGGTGCCAAGACCGACAGCATGGAGGCCAGCCATCACGATCTGGTGCTGGCCGTGACCAGCCATGCGCCGCATCTGATCGCCTATACGATGGTCGGCGTCGCCGATCACCTGCGACGGGTGACGGACGAGGAGGTCATCCAGTATTCCGCCGCCGGTTTCCGCGACTTTACCCGGATCGCGGCCAGCGACCCGACGATGTGGCGCGATGTGTTCCTGCACAACAAAGAGGCGACGCTGGATATCCTTGGCCGTTTCACCGAGGAGCTGTTCATGTTGCAACGCGCGATCCGCATGGGCGACGGGCAGCAGCTGTTCGACTATTTCACCCGCACCCGCGCGATCCGCCGTGGCATCATCGAGGCCGGGCAGGATACCAATGCGCCGGATTTCGGACGCTCGGCCGAAGCGACCCGGGACAGGTGA
- a CDS encoding biopolymer transporter ExbB produces MPGKRITATRGGPVGGAAANPHFSQPVRQIVLMLTVLVLVGVGGWFTYGRILPIFQANLWLNGLILTVFAIGILTCFWQVGQLIRSVSWIERFAERRRNAVEKGVAAQGEAERDSAPRLLAPLAALLGAGGPSAGIISTGAARSILDSVATRIDELRDITRYLSNLLIFLGLLGTFYGLAITVPAVVETIRALAPEEGQTGMEVFDQLMSGLESQLGGMATAFSSSLLGLAGSLVVGLLELFVTHGQNRFYRELEEWMTGFTRVSLAGSDGDGLDQAAISGFFEQMANQMERLQLYYAERDAARDDQALMTDERVIVMAQAIESLAQHGETENQAAIARSADLTHVLNRLANGQDQMLELAQQQRRPSPAADLSGIEAALTRLAADLNDGRDDMVNALRADLLVLTRAVRAANFGDRFRDDLLPDIPEPPRRGG; encoded by the coding sequence CTGCCCGGCAAGCGCATCACCGCGACACGCGGCGGGCCGGTGGGCGGGGCAGCGGCCAATCCGCATTTCTCGCAGCCGGTGCGCCAGATCGTGCTGATGCTGACCGTGCTGGTGCTGGTCGGCGTCGGCGGCTGGTTCACCTATGGCCGCATCCTGCCGATCTTTCAGGCCAATCTTTGGTTGAACGGGCTGATCCTGACGGTCTTTGCGATCGGCATCCTGACCTGTTTCTGGCAGGTCGGTCAGCTGATTCGCTCGGTCAGCTGGATCGAGCGTTTCGCCGAACGCCGCCGCAATGCCGTCGAAAAAGGCGTCGCCGCGCAAGGAGAGGCCGAACGTGACAGCGCCCCCCGGCTGCTGGCGCCTTTGGCCGCGCTTCTGGGTGCGGGCGGGCCATCGGCGGGGATCATCTCGACCGGGGCCGCGCGCTCGATCCTCGATTCCGTCGCCACCCGCATCGACGAGTTGCGCGACATCACAAGATACCTGTCCAACCTGCTGATCTTCCTTGGCCTTCTGGGGACGTTCTATGGTTTGGCGATCACCGTTCCGGCGGTGGTCGAAACCATCCGCGCTCTGGCACCCGAGGAAGGCCAGACCGGAATGGAGGTCTTTGACCAGCTGATGAGCGGGCTGGAATCGCAGCTGGGCGGCATGGCCACGGCCTTTTCCTCGTCGCTGCTGGGTCTGGCCGGTTCGCTGGTGGTGGGGCTGCTGGAACTGTTCGTCACCCACGGCCAGAACCGCTTTTATCGCGAACTTGAAGAATGGATGACCGGCTTTACCCGCGTCAGTCTGGCCGGATCGGATGGCGACGGTCTGGATCAGGCCGCCATCTCGGGCTTTTTCGAGCAGATGGCCAATCAGATGGAACGTTTGCAGCTGTATTACGCCGAACGCGACGCGGCGCGCGACGATCAGGCGCTGATGACGGACGAGCGGGTGATCGTGATGGCGCAGGCCATCGAATCGCTGGCCCAGCACGGCGAGACCGAAAATCAGGCCGCCATCGCCCGCAGCGCCGATCTGACGCATGTGCTGAACCGACTGGCCAACGGGCAGGATCAGATGCTGGAACTGGCCCAGCAACAACGCCGCCCCTCGCCCGCCGCCGATCTGTCGGGGATCGAGGCCGCGCTGACCCGGCTGGCCGCCGATCTGAACGATGGGCGCGACGATATGGTGAACGCATTGCGTGCCGATCTGCTGGTGCTGACCCGCGCCGTGCGGGCGGCGAATTTCGGCGACAGGTTCCGCGACGACCTGCTGCCCGACATCCCGGAACCTCCGCGCCGGGGCGGCTGA
- a CDS encoding transposase: MQTRQLPPAQIKAFAASRGTRARTDRIDAELIARFMAFRPEVGRQIPHEKLRLLRALTSKRGQLVETRKRLLAQIKAHEKLGTDEFPGGMNDELKDLLNHQIAGLEKQIEQTIAADVSLTETAIILRFIPGIGPVASTMLIAEMPEPGQISGEQAAALTGLAPIAHDSGTLRGKRAIGGGRRLLRHVMFQAALVSSVAGPCRGCGRISWTL, encoded by the coding sequence GTGCAGACACGGCAACTGCCGCCGGCACAGATCAAGGCGTTCGCTGCCAGCCGTGGAACACGCGCCAGGACAGATCGGATCGACGCTGAACTGATTGCGCGTTTCATGGCTTTTCGTCCTGAGGTCGGTCGCCAGATTCCTCATGAAAAACTTCGCCTTCTCAGAGCCTTGACGTCTAAGCGTGGTCAACTTGTCGAAACACGGAAACGGCTCCTCGCGCAAATCAAAGCACATGAAAAGCTGGGAACCGATGAATTTCCTGGAGGAATGAATGATGAACTCAAAGACTTGCTGAACCACCAGATCGCCGGGTTGGAAAAGCAGATCGAGCAGACCATCGCGGCCGACGTCTCGCTGACCGAAACCGCAATAATCCTACGCTTCATTCCGGGGATCGGTCCGGTTGCCAGCACAATGCTGATTGCCGAAATGCCCGAACCTGGCCAGATCTCCGGCGAACAGGCCGCTGCGCTCACAGGGCTCGCCCCCATCGCGCATGACAGTGGCACTCTGCGCGGAAAACGCGCCATTGGTGGCGGAAGACGTTTGCTGCGGCACGTGATGTTCCAGGCTGCGCTGGTCAGTTCCGTCGCTGGACCTTGTCGGGGCTGTGGGAGGATATCCTGGACGCTTTGA
- a CDS encoding Fe2+-dependent dioxygenase, which yields MLITIPDLLTPEEVAYIRQVLDGTQWIDGRNTAGDQAGKVKNNLQIPVDSPEARELGNIVLRALGRNPTYSSAALPAHVLPPMFNRYDEGMTFGAHVDGSIRVIPGTAQRIRTDVSTTIYLTPPEEYDGGELVVHDTYGQHAVKLPAGHAVVYPATSLHSVTPVTRGSRWASFFWAQSMLRDDWQRHMLYDLDMSIMRIRAMLPDDDPAVAGITAHYHNMIRHWAEI from the coding sequence ATGCTGATCACCATCCCCGACCTGCTGACCCCCGAGGAAGTCGCCTATATCCGGCAGGTGCTGGACGGGACGCAGTGGATCGACGGCCGCAACACCGCTGGCGATCAGGCGGGCAAGGTCAAGAACAACCTGCAAATACCCGTGGACAGCCCCGAGGCGCGAGAACTGGGCAATATCGTGCTGCGGGCGCTTGGGCGCAATCCGACCTATTCCTCGGCCGCGCTGCCCGCCCATGTCCTGCCGCCGATGTTCAACCGCTATGACGAGGGGATGACCTTCGGTGCCCATGTGGACGGCTCGATCCGGGTCATACCGGGCACGGCGCAGCGCATCCGCACCGATGTCTCGACCACGATCTACCTGACCCCGCCCGAGGAATACGACGGCGGAGAGCTGGTCGTGCATGACACCTATGGCCAGCATGCGGTCAAGCTGCCCGCCGGTCATGCGGTGGTCTATCCTGCGACCTCGCTGCATTCGGTGACACCGGTGACGCGGGGCTCGCGTTGGGCGTCGTTTTTCTGGGCGCAGTCGATGCTGCGCGACGACTGGCAGCGGCATATGCTGTATGATCTGGACATGTCGATCATGCGCATCCGCGCGATGCTGCCCGACGACGATCCGGCAGTGGCGGGCATCACCGCCCATTACCACAACATGATCCGCCACTGGGCCGAGATCTGA